A single region of the Acidobacteriota bacterium genome encodes:
- a CDS encoding PilZ domain-containing protein, whose translation MFDRRNSVRHILHWQIDIDGRDSFGRLFHESCVMEDLSSTGAFFYLNHKVEVGTEVSLAIKLPTTLATHMRYTAKVVRIEERSATEEIAMRVADMPQRFGIGVRFDSHKPVFVDG comes from the coding sequence GTGTTTGATAGACGAAATTCCGTAAGACATATTCTGCATTGGCAAATTGATATTGATGGACGCGACAGTTTTGGCAGGCTATTTCACGAATCCTGCGTGATGGAAGATTTAAGCTCAACCGGAGCGTTTTTTTATTTGAATCATAAAGTTGAAGTTGGTACAGAGGTATCGTTAGCGATTAAATTACCGACAACCCTTGCAACGCATATGCGCTACACCGCCAAGGTGGTTCGCATCGAAGAGCGCAGTGCAACTGAAGAAATTGCAATGAGAGTTGCGGATATGCCGCAACGCTTTGGCATCGGCGTGCGCTTTGATTCGCATAAGCCGGTGTTTGTTGATGGATAG
- a CDS encoding protein kinase, with product MSTNSEREQQIELISHAALARDNGEREAYIKQACAGDPVLQNEVKARIFLFEKTASYHAASSTQPLDNSDATRQEATTQLFSDAATIGLSEEEQSALLIEPNIGAYKILRVLGQGGMGIVYLAQRDDEQYRKKVAIKVIRIGFENDFAIKRFRNERQILASLDHPNIAKLLDGGATPDGRPYFVMEYIEGKPITEYADTHRLSTIERLKLFRKVCSAVHYAHQNLVIHRDLKPSNILVTDDGIPKLLDFGIAKLLNPELADHPLEATIAAVRLMTPEYASPEQVKGEPITTASDIYSLGVLLYQLLTGHRPYRFQTRTPENLALVICQQNPEKPSTAVKRTESVSLSDGMEVEITPEAVSKARDGNLEKLRKRLAGDIDNIVLMAMRKEPERRYASVDQFANDIRRHLENLPVIARQDTLWYRASKFMGRNKAAMLAAALILLTLIGGIITTTIQKRKAERRFNDVRQLANSFLFEFHDAIADLPGATPARELVVKRALEYLDSLAQEAESDDTLQRELATAYQKVGDVQGNPTIGNLGDMEGALASFKKSLAIREKLLAKNSDHQDDRRAVAALDNRIGSVLHWKGDLKSAIEYHQKAIAIEEGLLSANPNDQEAARNLWINYTRAAYAQAQAGDIKGGLVLLNKASSINEKLVANDPTNPDARRDMAQNQIAIGDALGESGDPDGAIEAFGKALKIYQQLAKENPHNVDYQTGVVGAYTSLGEANEIKKNFTAALENYRIAKKLCETLVNADPQNTQYLYGSASILAKIGIVQTTTEPQAALHTFDQAKIILEKISSSDKANMFGRAELSLVLKESGLLMAKQGDENGALANCNQAREFAEALADANPSNAELRAFRASSYAYLGNAYAALAAAKNTPPDRQLERWQAARLWLHKAFEIYDAIKKEGIWTPPDHGTVEIAAQDLARCDAAIAKLQTAN from the coding sequence ATGAGTACGAATTCGGAACGCGAACAACAGATTGAATTGATTTCTCACGCGGCACTCGCTCGCGATAACGGCGAACGCGAGGCGTACATTAAACAGGCGTGTGCCGGTGATCCCGTTTTGCAAAACGAAGTGAAAGCCCGCATTTTTCTATTTGAAAAGACCGCAAGTTATCATGCCGCGAGCAGCACCCAACCGCTCGATAACTCCGATGCCACCCGGCAGGAAGCGACGACTCAACTCTTTTCAGATGCCGCAACCATCGGTCTCAGTGAAGAAGAACAATCTGCGCTGCTCATCGAACCCAACATCGGCGCTTACAAAATTCTTCGCGTGCTCGGACAAGGCGGCATGGGCATCGTTTATCTGGCGCAACGCGACGACGAGCAATATCGCAAAAAGGTCGCCATTAAAGTTATCCGCATCGGTTTTGAAAATGACTTTGCCATCAAGCGGTTTCGCAATGAACGCCAGATTCTCGCCAGCCTAGACCATCCCAACATTGCCAAACTACTCGATGGCGGCGCGACCCCCGATGGTCGTCCCTATTTTGTGATGGAATACATCGAAGGCAAACCCATCACCGAATATGCGGACACGCACCGCTTATCAACCATCGAACGCTTGAAACTGTTTCGCAAAGTCTGTTCGGCAGTGCATTACGCGCATCAAAACCTGGTCATCCATCGCGACCTGAAACCGAGCAACATATTGGTTACCGATGACGGCATTCCCAAACTTCTGGATTTCGGCATTGCCAAATTGCTCAATCCTGAACTTGCAGACCACCCGCTTGAAGCCACCATCGCAGCGGTTCGGTTGATGACTCCTGAATATGCCAGTCCCGAACAGGTCAAAGGCGAACCGATTACCACGGCAAGCGATATTTATTCGCTCGGCGTTTTACTCTATCAATTGCTCACGGGTCATCGACCCTATCGTTTTCAAACGCGCACGCCGGAAAATCTGGCGCTGGTGATTTGCCAGCAAAATCCTGAAAAACCCAGCACCGCCGTCAAACGCACCGAAAGCGTTTCTTTAAGCGATGGAATGGAAGTCGAAATCACCCCCGAAGCCGTGAGCAAAGCCCGCGACGGCAATCTGGAAAAATTGCGTAAACGTCTGGCAGGCGATATTGACAACATCGTGTTGATGGCGATGCGCAAAGAACCTGAGCGACGTTATGCATCGGTTGATCAGTTTGCCAATGACATTCGTCGCCATCTCGAAAATTTGCCGGTGATTGCCCGCCAGGACACCCTCTGGTATCGCGCCTCGAAATTCATGGGTCGCAACAAAGCAGCCATGCTTGCGGCGGCGTTAATTCTCCTGACTTTGATTGGTGGCATCATCACCACCACGATTCAAAAACGTAAAGCCGAACGCCGTTTTAATGATGTCCGTCAACTCGCCAATTCATTTCTCTTTGAATTTCACGATGCGATTGCCGATTTACCCGGCGCAACCCCTGCTCGTGAACTGGTCGTCAAACGCGCCCTTGAATATTTGGACAGCCTCGCACAGGAAGCCGAAAGCGACGACACCCTGCAACGTGAACTCGCGACGGCTTATCAAAAAGTCGGCGATGTGCAGGGCAATCCTACTATCGGCAATCTCGGCGATATGGAAGGCGCGCTTGCCAGTTTCAAAAAATCACTGGCGATTCGCGAAAAATTGCTGGCAAAAAACTCAGACCATCAGGATGACCGTCGCGCTGTTGCCGCGCTCGACAATCGCATCGGCAGCGTGTTGCATTGGAAAGGCGATTTAAAGAGCGCCATCGAATATCATCAAAAAGCCATTGCCATCGAAGAAGGCTTGTTGAGCGCCAATCCCAACGATCAGGAAGCGGCGCGCAACCTCTGGATTAATTACACCCGCGCGGCTTATGCGCAGGCGCAGGCGGGCGATATCAAAGGCGGGTTGGTATTACTGAACAAAGCAAGCAGCATCAATGAAAAACTGGTGGCAAATGACCCCACCAATCCCGATGCGCGCAGAGATATGGCGCAAAACCAGATAGCCATCGGCGACGCGCTCGGCGAATCCGGTGACCCGGATGGCGCGATTGAGGCATTTGGCAAGGCGCTGAAAATTTATCAGCAGTTGGCAAAAGAAAATCCCCATAATGTCGATTATCAAACCGGTGTGGTCGGCGCTTACACTTCGCTCGGAGAAGCCAATGAAATAAAAAAGAATTTCACCGCCGCGCTGGAAAATTACCGCATAGCAAAAAAACTTTGCGAAACCCTGGTCAACGCCGACCCTCAGAATACCCAATATCTTTACGGGTCGGCTTCGATTCTGGCAAAAATCGGCATCGTCCAAACAACTACTGAACCGCAAGCCGCGCTACACACCTTTGATCAAGCTAAAATCATTCTGGAAAAAATCAGTTCATCGGATAAAGCCAATATGTTCGGGCGCGCAGAGTTGTCTCTGGTATTGAAAGAAAGCGGACTTCTAATGGCTAAACAGGGAGATGAAAACGGGGCGCTCGCAAATTGCAACCAGGCGCGTGAATTTGCGGAAGCATTAGCCGACGCGAATCCCTCGAATGCCGAATTGCGCGCCTTTCGCGCATCAAGTTATGCCTATCTCGGTAATGCTTACGCGGCGCTGGCTGCGGCAAAAAACACGCCGCCCGATAGACAGCTTGAACGCTGGCAGGCAGCGCGTTTATGGTTGCACAAAGCTTTTGAAATTTACGACGCCATAAAAAAAGAGGGCATCTGGACGCCGCCTGACCACGGCACGGTTGAAATTGCGGCACAGGATTTAGCCCGCTGCGATGCCGCTATCGCCAAATTACAAACTGCCAATTAG